Proteins from a genomic interval of Macrobrachium nipponense isolate FS-2020 chromosome 28, ASM1510439v2, whole genome shotgun sequence:
- the LOC135201187 gene encoding high mobility group nucleosome-binding domain-containing protein 5-like — translation MGRRIRIRRNMMDEAGNGVKNRGEAGRGGERMEEGGGGSRRWQNKGKGMRGMCGRENGDEGEEEEEEEKEEELGGGGGREREESVGGNGSGEGVRAVDRKLGRGGRKG, via the coding sequence ATGGGGAGGAGGATTAGGATTAGGAGGAATATGATGGATGAGGCAGGGAATGGGGTAAAGAATCGGGGGGAGGCTGGGAGAGGGGGAGAAAGGATGGAAGAAGGAGGTGGAGGAAGTAGGAGGTGGCAGAATAAGGGAAAGGGGATGAGAGGGATGTGTGGAAGAGAAAATGGGgacgagggagaggaggaggaggaggaggagaaggaggaagaattaggaggtggaggaggaagggaaagggAAGAGAGCGTAGGGGGAAACGGGAGTGGGGAAGGGGTGAGGGCCGTGGACAGGAAACTGGGCAGAGGAGGACGGAAAGGTTAA